DNA sequence from the Poecilia reticulata strain Guanapo linkage group LG19, Guppy_female_1.0+MT, whole genome shotgun sequence genome:
CAAATCAACCTGTGCTTCACTAGCTAATAAACTTATGATGCATCACAACAGCAGACTCCCTTCATAGAATAGCTtgaattgtttatatttttcctcATCTCCCCccaacatttacacatttttgtcctctgtagtgCCAGtttctcccttttcttttttttttcaatttggtGAGCATCTAATTGTTATTTGGGTTTCTTTGCACTCTGTTATCATGATAAAAAACACTGCACTGGAGCCCAAGGGCTCTATAAAGAAACCCAGAGAGGTCTAAATAGAGACTGTGATTGACATCCGTCGTGATTTCGGTGAGGAGTCTGTAATCAGAGCTGGCTTAGAGTAGACACGGGGCCCATGCATTACtctctaaaaaacaaaaacattctggcacaacttTAGAGCTGGAGGATTGCACACAGTGGGAGAAGAGAGCTGTCTGCTCCTCTTACTTTACTTCCTCTCAGATCACACGATGCAAAYCATGCTCCATGTCAGGTTCCATACATGTGACAACAGACCGTTTAACATTGACAATTATTTGAGGGTTagtaataaatatgtatattttcactttttttttttttttttagcaacaggaaaaaaaggtgaaaataattttcagatttaatctgttatgctttttattttctttttatgaatgtaCGGTAAGACAAGAAGTGcaagcaaaagagaaaatatgtttccCCGAATGATCAAAGTGGATAACATTCATATCTCATTGACAGAATAAATGAACGGCCTACATGTTGGCAAATAACCGCTTATAAACTTATTAGCAGTGACAactattatattttaaatgtccagtTTGCTCCTttggagattatttttaaaactacatatggtaaaaaaatatgtattttatttatgtgccAACTCATTTAAAGTGTTGCTTAATgtgtaacaaaagaaaagtccttttaattcatttcaagCAGTTTTAACCTGGACTTGCGAGTTAAAGTAGCTTTGATTTGCATTATTTGTTGGACTATATCAAGATAAATTCCTTTTGAGAAACAGCTTTTTGAAACCAGCAGTTGAATTGGAAATTGTAAGTGTAACCACATGGATRGTTTTTACAGTACTTCAGGGAAGGTAATTGGACCTGACAGTCCGGAGGAGTGTCTCATGTGAGACTTTTACGCACGATGAAAGGTTCTGTTTGCACTGGATCTTCAAATAGGAAAGCTCTGTGCAAGATTGGTGCTGcaataaaatgaactaaatataaTGTATGCACAGCTGTGTACATGATTAAATCAGGATTTTTCACAAATCAKGATTTACACCTTGCTCAAASCTGATTTCACCATTTCTGGACTGTGATGTCGCTGGCTCATGGAGCTAATACACTGCTGTTACCATTGAAATCTCCTTCTGCCAGGGTGGAACTTCACCACGTCGATCCAGTTgattgcagaaaaaataaaacttaaaaaaaacacacttgWACTCAACTGCGCGGGAGAGAAATATGCCGTGGGTCTGGGTAAACATGAGATGTCCAAGTGCAAGTAAATCCAACGCATGTTGATCCACATCAGCGGACTGGGATCagaaactccagtcctcgagtgccactgtcctgcaacgTTTGGATGCACCCACATTTCATCACAcctgaaaaaaactaaaacaaaatacatacattGCATTTCCTTGTTGGCATGTCGGAAAGTATGGCGTGGTCATCAACGCTTCATTTGAWTCAGATGTGATGGAGAACAGACGCATTCAAAAGTTGCAGRAGAGAGGCACTCCAGGACAGCAATACAGACTCCTGATCTAGAAGCTTCATTGTGCACTCCAGTCAGAAGCGCCCACTTCTACACTCCCTGCTTTTGCTGGTGTCAGGAAGGAAACRATGGCGTCWCACGAGTGCTGGACGACATGAGATTGAATCAAGCATGGTGGTTTGAAGACGTAATCCTTCATTTCCAGGCTTCGGTGTTAGAGGAGGACCAAACTGCMGACATGACATCGTGAGCAACACGGTGCGTTTAAAGGATCTAAAATGGTAAAAAGCGTAGAGCTGAACATGAAGCAAGGTAAGTGGAACGTAGAACTGGGGCGTATGCAACAAAACAAGCCACTGACCATGGGTCAATAAGAACCGGCGGGTTCAAATACTGAAGAGTGCTATTGAAACCTGGTGAGTCTAATCAGCAGGMTGCAGGACAGCTGGAGGAGATTACTTAGCAGGGAGCTTGAGGGGAAACAGATTTATTAAACACAATTGCAAAGTTGACCCgtcacataaaaaaacctttttaggattaaaggactaatctTCCAATGACGGctagaaaaaaatcatccatgtgtttgtctttagttgcattgattactgcaacagtgtcttcacaccTGAaaagagttgcctttgattactAATAACTGGAACAATGAATATTATATCTTATGTATATTTGATGAGGTTTATTCTTGaagattttgatgatggcattggACAAAACGTAACGTTTGTCACTCGTTTCACAATCGGTTACTGTATTGTGAGCACTTTCAACTGCCTTCTTGCTCGAAAGTACTATACGAATAAACTTGACTGACACACTGCGACAATRTTAAGAGTATGGTTCATTTTTCTATTTAKTTAATCATTTATTGACGTATGAATAATTGGGGGGCACattattcaaactttttcttattGACTGTGTTTCTCTCCAATTCCGTTCAACTTGTGATATACATGTAATCTTCTAATTATTATACATGTATTTATTGtattgcacaaaaacaaagagattcTATTGAAACGTCAGGACCTAGCATGCTGGATTCTCCCTCAAGAGGGCAGTGTTACAATGTGAGTCTCTATTAGACAGTCCTCATCAATTCAGCGGGACTATCAGGCAATGCCAGGAACTATCAGTCCACATTCTAAGCAGAAACccatattattaaataaaaccagttcATGCCTTGTAAACAGCCCATGTTAAATATTATAGGGGTTGACGATGaccacataaaaacaacaacgtcCTGATGAGAGTTTTTGGAGCTGAGCATCTCATTAGATGTAATGTATCTGCTCAGAGCTGTGGTGAGGTGGAATCATGACCGCAGGAGATGAAGGATTCATTTGTGTAATTAGATTRTAAAGACGGGTACAGGGTCAAAGGTCTCTGGGGGGGGAAGAGTGTGAGGAGCATATGCTGCAGCTTTGGGAGGACTCGTGTTCAGATGATGTCCAAAATAAACCACCTATAGAAAATACTTTCTGAGACACGTAATGCAACGGGAAGCGTTAAGATGCATTGCTGCTGTTCACTGCAACAACAACGGAGAGATATTTCACTCTACAGATCCTCGTCCGTCTCCTTCTTTTCTCATCTCTGCTTTCTTATTCGTCCCattccccccccctcctttGCACGTCTCTCATCTTCTCTGACCTCAAACTTTTCCCGTATTCCTCACCTCTACTTCCCTCTCCTCTGTTTACTCCCCCCCTCCACCCACCCCCTCTCtcccgtcctcctcctcctcctccctcctgaatGAATCGCCCAGGTTCAACCCCTCCCACACCGAGTGAGCTTTAATTGTCAGCCCCGGACAAGAACTTGCGTAAAAGCTCCAAAAACGCGTGCCTCTCTCACACTGGAGACTGGAAGTGACTAACCTGGACCAGTGCGCATCTCTTtggcgtgtgtgtgcgtggtgcTGTGTGATcaagtgtgtgcgtgtgcgcgctcgcgagtgtgtgtgtgtgtgtgtgtgcgtgtctatCTGTATGAGgagttttgatttttgatttttatttctaaggaAAGCTTGCCGGTCTGGTTTGATTTATTACTGCCCGAGCAGCAATGCAGGTGTCTGTGGCCCTCATCGTCTCCAGCTCGGCtctcctgctgctgcggctgcagGGATGCTGCGCGGCCGCCAAGGGCTGGAAGGAAATAAAGAACGATGCCACGGAGATTTTACCGAACCGGAGGGAAAACAGTCGGCCGCCCCACCAGGCGATCCTGCAGACCTCggacgacaacaacaacaacaacaacaacaacaacaacaacaacaataataataataataacaacaacaacacccTTAATAACAGGGCAAAAAACGGAGGGAGAACTTCCACTTCAAACACGGTTTCTTACAGtaagtattttctttaaatgttcacGCACACcatatattatatattacaaATATATGGTGTGTTGGAAATTGCAAAAGTCGATTTCCAATTAAAATTCAAACCTTTCAATTTCACCTCAGAAGCATGTTCTCCAGAAATTTTTATAGGAGGGGGGTGGCGTTATAAAGGAATAATGCAACTATTTTAAACGTGGTCTCTTATTTCTAGAATTGTCATAAATAATATTATACATACAGGTATTTAGGTTGGGGGGTTGTGTGAACATTAACCCCTGCCTTCTCATCTCACCACTTGGTCTTGCCACAGTTAAGAACGTGTTGAATTTGTCCATATTTTGTAGCTTTTGTGCTTCCTGACACAActtaaatgcattaaatgcaCCGAAATTCCTGTATGTTGAAAAATGRGGGCTGTCCAAACCGAATGGGATCTGCTGTTTGATCCCAACTTCAAATCGTGTCACATCTTCTCACCGGCTTACTGATTAGCAACAACTttgcaatgtgtgtgtgcgtgtgttgaGTGTGAGAGTGCAAAACCCAAGGATGAGTGTGATGAGAGTGGCTCACACTCACATTCTTGTGGTTGCTTCCCTTCACGCAGTCTGAAGTTGAGCGTTCACAAAGACATCACCGCTTTGTTTCACATTGTATTCCAGGTTGTTTCCCTTTCTCTTTATACTATTAGTCAAGCTCTGCTTGCTCCATGACCGTTTGATTGCAACAACATGTTccccaaatataaaaaaacccMAAAAAAAACCAAAGTTTGTTCTgtagtggggggggggaatgccTTTTGTGGAGAGCGGGGTTAAGAAATTGCTTTTTAAACGCAACGCTGCTTTTGGGAATGATTCCCACCTGTGGTTGGGAGACGCTGTATGTTGTGATAGAGGGATCGTTGATTCAAGCTGGGTGGCTGAGGAGTTGTTGCCTAATCACGGCCTCTCAAGCTGGAGCTCAGAGGAGGCGACTGATTAGATTAGAAGAATGAGGATTTAAGGTCAATTTGTGTGAGTGATTCCTCCCTTTGAGGATGAAAAACAGCACCAATGATGATGTCTAAATActttagacaatttaattttctccaaaataagggaggtttttattagcaaaaatacagcaaacatcAAGGACTTCCCAAAGGGACAAGCACACTCACAAATGTTCCGGACCACTTTTATTATCCATCTCTTGATTTAAGTCCTAGGTTGGTGTTTTCTGGTCCATTTGGGGACACGGCAGATTTTGTCCGATGCCTCGTTTTTCTTCCAATCCTCTCTAAAACTCACTCAGTTGTGTATTTTCTTGACTTATTAGCATGTGTAGGTTAATACGAGAGTTTCACTTTACAATTCTGAGAAGGAATACTAAAGTATACAATATATATAAGTAATACATTTGACAATATTAAATTTGTTATAATTAAACAGAGAAGTGACGATTCTTTAGTTGCTAATATTCTGGTAATCTAATATGCTGCTATGGCCATAACAATTACGTCTATAACATTTGCACAGATTTTGttgcacaaacaaacaagcgaaagtttgaaaacaaaaaaaaaaaaaaagaaaagaaaaaaatcagctacATTTAGTAGAAATAACCTTTTCATAAATTTGCAACACTGGATCAGTCCCTGAAAACAGAGTCTCAcacacatctgaaaatagaACTTATCTGTTATAGATCAGTACATCAGAATTAATGACATTATTTCTTTCTATCATGAAACCAACAGTAGAAATGAATGTTTAAACGGCGTGAAGCCATACCATCCAAATCATCAGTTTATGAGGTTTGCAAATTATCActagaaatatatatatcaatatatatttttttttctataaataataGACAGCATTCCTACTTTACAGATGTGCTGCTCATGGTTTAAATGCTGTAAAACCAAAACGTATCATTTTTGATACAAGCATTTCTGAGACCTCTGCCAAGAATAACAtacatttgacacatttttttaatacattttctttacaaatgcaAATCACGTCAAGAGATGCGTGtatctttatgttttatactgaaatatgaaatatgacaaaaagttaagaaaatcaaacaatatGTAAAGCTATTTTTTAATGATAGACAGTGCTGTTGTAGgaaaacaaatagattttttttttgagaagtgCCGTCTGTATCAGTGTCAAACAGTCTAACCTTAATTGTAGTGATGGGTGTTGTTATTTCAGATTCCACACAGTGACTGTCAGTGTAAATACGTAGAGGCTCTTCTGTCAGCTGGCTGAACATCAGAgggcagcaacaggtggggagGGGCGGCGGGACAAAATTGTAGTCACTCCCCAACTTTCTttggcatctcattaaaagtACTCTACACTGTAGGAATGTAATGATGgaaactttcttgctgcaactTGTGAAAACTCTTGGTGTCCCTGGAAATCAGTGGCCGGCCCATCCCTGCCCACTAAAGAGGACAATTAGAGAACGAGAAAGAGTTGGCCTGGACAGAGCTCAGATTTGATTAACGTCCTGATTTTTCAGGAGCATTTAATGCAAACTGCCTCGGCTTGCGTGCTGCAGACATCGTGTACACGAACAACACATAGAATATCACCAGATCAGATTttcagagtgagaaaaaaacccatcatAAATCCTTTGttgggtcttttttttgtttttccaaagaaaGCCACAGAGGAAAACTGATCCTTCTCTCGGTGTATCATTTCTGAATCGACTGTTCTTGGGCTTGTAAAGCAATACGGGTCAGTAACTTGTGCGTGTGGTTGTTGTAAAAGCTGTTGCTTAAATGTAGGAGTACAGGCCGAGTGTGCTGCCTTAGATCAACCTGGCTGACGTCCAGTTTATTGAAAACTCTAGAGTGCTTTTataatgttgcattaaaacaaCCAGACAGCTGTTTACTCCTCCAGAGCCATATATGTTTCCTGAGGGTGAAAAAACCGAAtgccagtatttttttttttttttctttcctccaccCCAGACCTGCATTTGGTTCGATTGAGCTGTTTAATGGGCCTCTGGTCTGGATTTGCTATCAGTTTATTGCTGCCAGCTGGGGTTTTTGTCAGGCGCTGTTGTCAGCTAATGATCAGACCATGAGTCACTGCTCAAAATCTGATCTGATCTTATTGGCTGAAATATCCACCTAAACGTACAAGTTGCTCTTTCTACTTGAATAGGCATGTCTACTTGTTTTATATAATGTTCTTTGTAAGTTGATAAGAGGACATTCAATTATCTTCATCTaggtaaaaataacaacaattaGTTATCATAATGAGTCTTATAGTCTATCAAAAATTCGCCCCCCCCTCCCCATTCATTTGTGTTTATCAGAAGGACTCtgtatattttctttgattaaaatgtgtttcccCATCAATCAAAATACATTTCACTTAAGGAATACCTGGACATTAAACTTTTGATtgtaaataatgtgttttgtgagtcattttatttgttaatccACCCAAGATCTATTTTACTGTAATACAATTAAGAATCGCTGATTCAGCTCTTCTGCTACCTGGTGAcaagggactttttttttttttgttaactttacACAAGATGTCTGAATTCCAATATCCAACTGTTATTTGAGGAAGAGCTTGTCTGATTGTCAAACCAAGACACCCCCAAAATAGGACAGGAAAAGAAATGGCCTTCTATTCATGTTTACTTTTTCTAAATGAACTTGAGTTTCTGCTCCAGCATTCCATCTCTTCCATCACTTCTATCAGCTGAAGGAACAAACAAACGGTTTTTCTCTCAGTTTGCTTGATGGTCCTTACTTTGCATTCATAAGTACAAGCTACAATTTAGCAGGaattaaactaaaaccaaaacatttagcaCACCCAGTTGCTCAGGCTTGGTTCTAACTTGGCAAGGCAATATGTTTTTGCGGTTTTGTGCGGTTTTTCTCGTTGCAAGTTTCAGAACTCAACTGAGCAGCTTTGGGGGGGGGTGAGCGTCTgtgcttttccatgttttgatTGACTCTGTGTGTTAAAACTGTGCCACTCTTCACACCCAGGTCCTTCCGAGATGAGCTGCAGGGAGCTGCGCTCCACCCGCTACATCACCGATGGCTCCTGCCGCAGCGCCAAACCCATCCGGGAGCTGGTCTGCTCAGGCCAGTGCCTCCCCGCCCACCTCATGCCCAACTCCATCGTCCGCGGGAAGTGGTGGAGAAACAGCGCCGCAGACTACCGTTGCATCCCGGCGCACTCCAGGACAAGAAGGGTCCAGCTTCAGTGTCCTAACGGCAACACTCGGACTTACAAAATCCGCGTGGTCACCTCCTGCAAGTGCAAGCGCTTCAGGCCCCACCACAACCAGTCGGTGGCCAAGGAGGTGCCGAAGAGGCAGCCCAGCAGGAAGCACGGCCGCTTGTCACAGGATCGGAGCAGCAACAACACGCCACTGCTGGACAACGCATACTAAAGCAGCCAAAGACTGAGACTGAATGCGCATTACATGTTACTCAAACACCAACATATCTCCTTCTCACAGGGAAGGGATGCAAGAGAAAACTCAAAGAGAGAGAATTTATAAGCTAATTTCTGGTCTGATCCGTTGCATGATAAATCGGATCAGCAACAGCAGCGACTGGTCCGGAGGGGACCAATCGGGTCTTCTTTCCAAACAAAGTTCTTgtaaaaagtatgaaaaaaaaaaaaaacgtccttGAAACTTCAACTCCTACATGTACACCCATTCAGTGGACTCAGACTCTAACTCAGTTCAAAGCCCCGAAGGTGCATTTTCTCTCTAGTGTGATAGAATTGTTGTAATCTGTTTCCTTTAGTGTTTGGGACATCAGCAGGATCTTAAGACGTTCCCTGAAAGCTGCCTCTAGACAGACCTGTCAATCACACCGGTTCTTTTCTCAAATCTTAGCAACACGGAGTCGGAAGAGACGAGGAAATGAAAGTTTACCACCTCCGACACCACGTAGGGGACCAGTGGACATTCCTGTGACACCACATAATTAGCTAATTCCTGTGTTAAGATCGACTCACACAAAAGCAATTTTCTCTAAATATCACCAGTTCCTGTTTGCCAGGGTCatgcagacaaaaataaaagtgcacaTGGTGTGTGGGAGGCATCAGAAAGTGTTACCCAGGGGCAGAGCTCTCTCCATCACACCCACACTGGAATTCTGTTGCAGCGGGCCAAGCTGAGCAGGGATGGAGCCAGCAGGAGTCAAGAAAGGCCCACTTCAGGCAGGAAACCGACGAGGACCATCAGAATCCGATTTGGTTTGTCGATGTACTACAGAAAAAATTCTCTGAACTTCTTCAGAACATTGACATTCCTACCAGTTCTCATCTCTGCAGTGTTTTCCCTCTTCCATTCCTTCATAAATCCAAATGTCTGCTGCATTTCTCCTTCCCAAAATGTACATTGAAATAGCAACTGGAAAGAAGTTCAGCATGATTGTACATGTCAAACCTGCGTGCCAAGCAAGGATGGCAGGAAGAGACCAAAAGACGGACtcttttaaaaagaatgaactgcatatttattttttatgtccacatttaaattatttatgcaACCTTTTATATCAACCGATAGTCATAATTGTCATATAGTGtgatagagaaaataaaagattgtaCAGTCCATGAATAAAAGTAAAGGCAGATATATTTGAACAAACCGGCctgtttggtatttttttctttttaaagaagtaACCTACTgctttacatttatatatagtTTATGAAAAAGATGAAAGCAGATATGAAAGGACAATATCttgcaaaaaatttaatttttacaaatgacCAGGCTCCGTCCAGGCCATGACCAATTTTCTGGAGGacattagaaaaatgtaaaaagtagaCCTCTGTGAACaaataaatagttaaatttCACCCAATACATTGACAATGTTTCGTCTAGTATGCCAATTTTATGCTgccccatttttatttacattttgtgaagaaggaagtcgTTGCAtcttcttcagagattttcatgtcgtttccttcttTAGCTCTTGGTatagcgccaccacaggcaaagaggtgaacagatttttcaattaGTCTatggtttgacacagtgcagtctgaaagcaaacagcaccagctgaaaatgtaacaaatgttgcagttttggtcctcaGTCGAACCACGTTGACCGGATTATTGAGTGTGAAAACACCAGTGAAAGTGGTAGATTATTTAGGTTTATTGCACACAGAGGGACATATTtccagcatttatttctgttaatttttatgttcatgactTACAAAAAAAGCCCAAATTCAGTTActcataaaaaaactaaaatatgtcaTAAGAGACATCATTCATAATACATCCAAGTGCAttatggaaagttaagtgggcGGAGAAAGTGTAGGTGAAAGGGGTGAATTTCTGGGGACTTTGAAGGTCATAGTCAAACCTTCAGCCATCaacttttaagtttatttatttatttattagattgCACAGCTGTTAACCAGGGTATACCCTGTCTTTGAATCAATGGCATCTTTAGACAGTCACAGCAAGCGTAGAAAACTGATAAACAGATGATAAGTAGATGTCCCAACCAAGTGCAGATAGTGTATAGTAAATCAAAACTATCAAAATGAATGGAACTTTGATGGCTGCAAGAATCCATGAGTcttaattttgagattaaattactaaaataaacacttgaatgACACTGTACTTAACAGAGCTGCAACTGGAAATGTTGCACACTAAGCATTAATGAGAACTAAATGAGTTCACTTACATCACTCCAGTCAGTCCTGTGCAGGGAAATTCAAATGCTTCACTGGACTCTGCAGGATATTCAGCATTCCTCACCATGACATCTTAGTCAGAGCTCAACCATTTCTTTGTTTACGGTGGATTTAGCCATCATTCCGCATCGTTGCTCTCCGCCTTTCATCCCTTGAGGCTTTCTGCTCGATACATTGTGAGttttagagaagaaaatgttgctgGAGCTGGTT
Encoded proteins:
- the sost gene encoding sclerostin → MVKSVELNMKQAMQVSVALIVSSSALLLLRLQGCCAAAKGWKEIKNDATEILPNRRENSRPPHQAILQTSDDNNNNNNNNNNNNNNNNNNNNNTLNNRAKNGGRTSTSNTVSYSPSEMSCRELRSTRYITDGSCRSAKPIRELVCSGQCLPAHLMPNSIVRGKWWRNSAADYRCIPAHSRTRRVQLQCPNGNTRTYKIRVVTSCKCKRFRPHHNQSVAKEVPKRQPSRKHGRLSQDRSSNNTPLLDNAY